The sequence TTTGCATATCTGTCAGCATGAAAATTCACCTTCTTTATTAGGGCTAGATTCAACATTTAAAGAGGCCCCATTTTGTTTTGAACGGTCACTTATTCGTAATTTTTTCAAAGGAACTTCAAGTTGGATTACGGGACTACTTCAACATCATATGTATATTAGCGGAAATCTGTGACGGCAGTACAACTAATCAAATTTGAGTTTATATCAACTAATGAGGCCCAACAAAAAAAGTGACCCCGCAGCGAGTCACTTTTTTTCGATATTGTCCATATCCAATATAATCATATCACTACCAATTTTTTTGATGTGATTCCATCCGACACGTACTTCATTTCCTTGTTTTCTCATCCCGAACCACTTTAATGACGGGATAATTAAGGCTTCAATTTGACCATCACTTTCATTAATTTCTAAATCCGTTTGCCCTAGAACTCCTAACCGCTCCGCACGATTGATATCAACAATCTCTTTCCCACTTAATTCACTCAATCTCATGGAATCCCACCTTTTCAATCTTTTCCTTCTCTATATTCATACGATTCATGACAATGGATTAGACTATCGTTCCTATTTAATCACACAAAAAAACAGCCTATTTATAAATAGACTGTTTCATTCTTGTTATAGACTTTTTGGCAGTACTCCGTCTGGGCTTATTAAAGATACAGAAAAATCATCTGTAAAAATTCTTGTTGCCATTTCATTGACACTGCCCTTCGAAACGTTATCAATTTGTTCTACCATATCATCGAGAGAACGATGTCTACCAAGAACAAGTTCATTTTTTCCGTTTCGACTCATCCGGCTATTTGTACTTTCAAGACTCAACATTAAACTACCCTTTAATTGCTCCTTACTATTAGATAATTCTTTATCGGTGATCCCATCTTTTTTCAAGTTTGCTAAAGTTTCTTGAATCGTTTCATATAATACATCCAGTTGTTTAGCTCCTGTTCCACCATAAACCGTTACAATTCCCGTATCCTCAAATGCAGAGTGATAAGAGAAAACCGAATAGGATAACCCTCTTTTTTCCCTGACCTCTTGGAATAAGCGACTGCTCATGCTGCCACCTAAAATATTATTTAGGATAATGAGACTATAAATATCTTCATGTCCCACTTTAAGCCCCTCATATCCAAGACACAGATGGGCTTGTTCGGTATCTTTTTTACGTGCAATTTGGTTCATATGGAAAACAGGCTTTTCTTCGACTTTTGTTCTTTTTCCACCTTCATAAGAACCAAATAACTTTTCGACTTCTTTTATAAAAGATTCATCAATGTTTCCAGCGATTGATATGACCACATGTTCTGGAGTATACATATTATGCATGTATTCTTTTAACGTATTGCCTGTGAACGTGGACAATGTTTCTTCCGTACCCAAAATGGGATACCCAAGTGAATGCTCTTCATAAATGGCTTTACTTAAAAGGTCATGAACGATATCATCTGGCGTATCTTCATACATTTTAATTTCTTCATAAACAACATTCTTTTCTTTTACTAATTCTTCTTCAACAAAAGTGGAATTGAAGAACATGTCCGCAAGTACTTCCAATGCAAATTGTGAATGATTGTCTAATACTTTTGCATAATAGCAAGTATACTCCTTAGAGGTGAAGGCATTAACTTGTCCACCTATACTGTCAAACGCTTCAGCAATTTCTAATGCCGATCTCGTCTTTGTTCCTTTAAAAAACATATGTTCTAAGAAATGAGAGATCCCATTATTGGCTACTGTCTCATTTCTCGAACCTGTTCCAATCCAAATTCCAATGGCAACGGAACGAACGGTCGGAATGTTCTCTAGTACAACTCTTACTCCATTTTGACAAGTATATTTCTTGATCAAACAAACTCCTCCTGTCCTAAAACAAAGATGTTATTACATGCACTAATTGTACACTATTTGTTGTAAAGTATATCCTATCATTCTTATTTTTTCCAAGATCTAAACTTTTACTACTGTGTTGACTCTTTTTGTTCAGTCTGGTGAATGGGTTGATTAATTATTCTTTCTTCAGATAATAACTCTGAAACCGTACCTATTTGCAGTCTTTTTGCCTTAATACTTGTAATCAGTTCATCTAACGATTGCTCTGTTGACTGTGTAGGATGCATTAAAATAATGGCTCCATCATGAACTTTTGACATGACCCGATTAATTAATACGTCCGGAGTAGGTTTTTGCCAATCAATGGTATCTACACTCCACATGATTGTACCTAGACCTTCTTGGGCAGCAATTTGAACTGTATCGTCTCGATAACTTCCACTAGGCGGTGCAAACCATTTTGGCTCCGATCCTATTGTCGCTTTAATAACTTCATTTGTTTTAATAATCTCCTGTCTAATCTTTTCGTTGGAGATATTTTTCATATCCGGATGAGAAAAGGAATGATTGCCAACTTCATGACCCGCTTCATCAATTAACTTTGCCAGATCAGGATTCTTTTGTGCCCATCTGCCCTCAAGGAAAAACGTAGCTGAAACATGGTGCTTTTTCAATGTCGCTAACATACTTGATAAGTATTCATTTCCCCATGCCACATTAATTATAAAACTAACCATTGGCTTTTCGGGATGTCCTTTATAAATCGGTGATGGAGGAAGATCTTCTAAATGTGTATTCGGTGAGATCTGTTTATAAATCAATTTATTCTCATCAAATTTTCCATATTTTTTCATTTTGTCATAGGATGCTTTCACATCGATATCAATCCCATTGTAACCTGGAAGTGCCTTCCAAATAGGATCAATTTTGGCATCACTGGCAGCGATCTTGTATTCACTAGCCTTCATTTCTATTTCATGATAAAGAGGATTTTTATTTTTACCAACAAAAACGACATCCCCTTTTATCTGGCCAATATACTCTTTTGATAAAGGGTTATTCACAATCAGAAACGCCATGATGAATAGTATAACAACAACAAACCATTTTTTCATTCCTCATCCTCCTCCATATAAAATATGAAAAGGGAGGACAAGGTAGAACAGTAAAAGGAATATGTAATATTTTTACAATAATAAACAGTCAGGGATCCTCCACTGACTGCTAATTAGCTTAACTTTGAGTACTTTGCTCATGTTGGCGTTGTTCTTTCAAAACAGCTTTACGTGATAAATTAACTCGGCCTTGTTTATCAATTTCAAGCACTTTGACTAACATTTCATCACCGATCTTGACAACATCTTCGACTTTGCCAACACGTTCTTCCGCTAATTCTGAAATATGAACAAGCCCATCTTTCCCTTGGAAAATTTCCACAAAGGCACCGAATTTTTCAATTCGCTTTACTTTTCCTAGATAAAGTTGTCCTACTACGACCTCACGAACAAGATCCTCGATAATTTGTTTGGCTTTTTTATTCATTTCTTCATTCGTTGAAGAAATGAATACTGTACCATCTTGTTCAATATCGATTTTCACGCCAGTTTCTTCTATAATCTTGTTGATTTGTTTTCCACTTGGTCCGATTACATCACGAATTTTATCCGGATTAATCGTCATCGTTAAAATTTTAGGTGCGAAAGTTGATAATTGTTCACGTGGCTTACCGATTGTCGCGATCATGGAATCTAAGATTTCCATCCGACCTTTTTTAGCCTGTAATAAGGCCTCTTCAAGAATTTCACGTGATAACCCTTCAATTTTGATGTCCATTTGCAGAGCTGTTATGCCTTTTGCGGTTCCGGCTACTTTAAAGTCCATGTCTCCAAGATGGTCTTCCATCCCTTGGATATCTGTAAGAATGGTATAATGCTCATCAGATTTGACAAGTCCCATGGCAATCCCTGCAACAGGCGCCTTAATTGGTACTCCTGCATCCATCATCGCTAAAGTTCCTGCGCAAATACTTGCTTGTGAAGAAGAGCCATTGGATTCTAGAACTTCTGCTACAAGACGAATGGTATATGGAAATCCTTTTTCATCTGGTATTACATAAGATAAAGCTCTTTCACCAAGGGCACCATGACCAATTTCACGACGGCCTGGTCCTCTCATTGGACCTGTTTCACCAACACTAAAGTTCGGGAAATTATAATGGTGCATAAACCGCTTTTCCTCTTCAAGGCCAAGGCCATCAAGAATTTGCACATCTCCTAAAGCACCCAGAGTACAAATACTTAATGCTTGTGTTTGACCACGCGTAAACAAACCTGATCCGTGAGTCCGTGGGAGGATGCCAACTTCTGATGATAACGGACGAATTTCTTCCGGGTTTCGGCCATCTGGTCTGATTTTTTCTTCTGTAATCAGACGGCGTACTTCTCCTTTTACAAGGATGTCTAATACTTGTTTTACTCCTTTGATCACTTCTTCTTCCGCTTCTTGTTCTTCATATTTTGCAAGAACTTTTTCTTTAACACCGTTAATCGCTTCTTCACGAGCATGCTTTTCTTGTACTTGAATGGCCTGTATCATTTCCGTCTCACACAGTTGACGTACTTCTGCTTCTAATTCTGCATCAACTTCTGCAAGAACGACTTCCATTTTTTCCTTCCCAATTTCAGCAACAATCTGCTCTTGGAATGAAATCAATCGTTTAATTTCCTCATGACCAAACATAATCGCTTCTAACATGATTTCCTCAGGAACTTCATTTGCGCCTGCCTCAACCATATTAATGGCATCTTTTGTCCCTGCTACTGTTAAGTGGATATCACTTTTTTCTGCCTGCTCAACAGTAGGATTAATGACGAATTGACCATCAATACGACCCACAATTACACCGGCAATTGGCCCTTGAAATGGAATATCAGAAACACTTAGTGCAAGTGATGACCCAAACATGGCTGCCATTTCAGTTGAACAATCTTGATCTACACTCAAAACTAAGCTAACGACTTGAACTTCATTACGAAATCCGTCGGCAAATAATGGGCGAATCGGGCGATCAATTAAGCGACTTGCAAGTATTGCCTTCTCGCTTGGCCGGCCTTCCCTTTTAATAAACCCACCTGGAATTTTTCCAACCGCGTATAATCTTTCCTCATAATTCACAGTTAAAGGAAAAAAGTCTACATTCTTTGCTACTTTAGAAGCTGTAGCTGTACTCAAAACAGCAGAGTCTCCATAGCGAACTAACGCTGCTCCATTTGCTTGTTTTGCTAACTGACCAACCTCTACAGTTAACTCTCGGCCAGCCCAATCTATTGAATATACATGTTTATCTTGTTTCATTCATTTAATACTCCTCTCTGCCTTGTCTAAAAAGAGAATAACGCTTCCATACGAGCATATCATTTTATAATAAAAAGCACTAAATTTTGCTTGTTTATTCATATCCTTATAACTATCTATTATTATGTACCACTTTTCTAAAAAATAAGCGCGGATTGATATTCCTGTGCATAACAACCATCTAAATGGTATATCCTATTTATGTAAAAAGGGATATAAAAATGTTAAAAATGTTAAAAATCCCTTAAAATGGAATAATTTTAAGCTAATAAAAAAGCGGGAAAATTCCCGCTTTTCTTCGACTAACGACGTAAACCAAGTTTATTAATTAATACACGGTAACGTTGAACGTCTTTATTACGTAAGTAAGTTAATAAATTACGACGTTTACCAACCATCTTCAAAAGACCACGACGTGAGTGATGATCTTTCTTGTGCGTACGTAAATGCTCATTCAAATTGTTAATCTGTTCCGTAAGGACAGCGATTTGAACTTCTGGAGAACCAGTATCAGTGTCATGTACTTTGTACTCATTGATAAGTTCATTTTTACGTTCTTGTGTGATTGCCATCCTGTTCACCTCCTAAAATAATCCCCTGTTACCCAGCATGCGTTGGTGAGTCGCTATGCCAAGCAAAGGTTCAATTTAATACGATAATAAGAATACATCTTTTTATAACAAAATGCAAGTATCTATAGCATTTTTTTCAAAGTAATCCTTTGTTGTTTGCTTATCCTTCTCAATTTGTGCCTTTAATTCTTCTACACCGGAAAACTTCATTTCACTTCTTAATCTCAAAAACCAAATAACGGTAACTTTTTTGTCATAAAGATCTCCAGCAAAATCAAAAATATATACTTCTACCGATGGTTTATCGGCTTTTTCCTTATGGAATGTTGGTTTATATCCAACATTACAAACACCATTATAGATCTCTCCAGACAAGGAAATTTTGAGCTTTACTGCATACACCCCAGTGGGAGGAAGGAGATACTCTTCATTTGTATTAACGTTAGCCGTTGGAAATCCGATCGTTCGGCCTCTTTTTTCCCCGTGTATAACCGTACCGCTCGTATGATAAAAACGACCTAGTAATGGGGGTAATTTGTCTACTATTCCCTCATTAATGTATGATCGAATCAAGGTAGAGCTAATTTTCTCTTCCTGAAATCGAAGTTTACCAATTACAGAAAAAGTAAATTGCTGTCTTGAATGAAAAGGAAGGGTTTCCATTGTTCCTTTGCCCAACCTTCCATATGTATAATCAAATCCAGCTACCACATGTTTTACATTTAAATCAATTAAATAGTAGTCAACAAATTCCTGTGGCAACAGATTGGCGAACTCTTCTGTAAACCGAACAACAAAAAAGTA is a genomic window of Niallia sp. XMNu-256 containing:
- a CDS encoding YlmC/YmxH family sporulation protein, which codes for MRLSELSGKEIVDINRAERLGVLGQTDLEINESDGQIEALIIPSLKWFGMRKQGNEVRVGWNHIKKIGSDMIILDMDNIEKK
- a CDS encoding pitrilysin family protein; this encodes MIKKYTCQNGVRVVLENIPTVRSVAIGIWIGTGSRNETVANNGISHFLEHMFFKGTKTRSALEIAEAFDSIGGQVNAFTSKEYTCYYAKVLDNHSQFALEVLADMFFNSTFVEEELVKEKNVVYEEIKMYEDTPDDIVHDLLSKAIYEEHSLGYPILGTEETLSTFTGNTLKEYMHNMYTPEHVVISIAGNIDESFIKEVEKLFGSYEGGKRTKVEEKPVFHMNQIARKKDTEQAHLCLGYEGLKVGHEDIYSLIILNNILGGSMSSRLFQEVREKRGLSYSVFSYHSAFEDTGIVTVYGGTGAKQLDVLYETIQETLANLKKDGITDKELSNSKEQLKGSLMLSLESTNSRMSRNGKNELVLGRHRSLDDMVEQIDNVSKGSVNEMATRIFTDDFSVSLISPDGVLPKSL
- a CDS encoding polysaccharide deacetylase family protein, with product MKKWFVVVILFIMAFLIVNNPLSKEYIGQIKGDVVFVGKNKNPLYHEIEMKASEYKIAASDAKIDPIWKALPGYNGIDIDVKASYDKMKKYGKFDENKLIYKQISPNTHLEDLPPSPIYKGHPEKPMVSFIINVAWGNEYLSSMLATLKKHHVSATFFLEGRWAQKNPDLAKLIDEAGHEVGNHSFSHPDMKNISNEKIRQEIIKTNEVIKATIGSEPKWFAPPSGSYRDDTVQIAAQEGLGTIMWSVDTIDWQKPTPDVLINRVMSKVHDGAIILMHPTQSTEQSLDELITSIKAKRLQIGTVSELLSEERIINQPIHQTEQKESTQ
- the pnp gene encoding polyribonucleotide nucleotidyltransferase encodes the protein MKQDKHVYSIDWAGRELTVEVGQLAKQANGAALVRYGDSAVLSTATASKVAKNVDFFPLTVNYEERLYAVGKIPGGFIKREGRPSEKAILASRLIDRPIRPLFADGFRNEVQVVSLVLSVDQDCSTEMAAMFGSSLALSVSDIPFQGPIAGVIVGRIDGQFVINPTVEQAEKSDIHLTVAGTKDAINMVEAGANEVPEEIMLEAIMFGHEEIKRLISFQEQIVAEIGKEKMEVVLAEVDAELEAEVRQLCETEMIQAIQVQEKHAREEAINGVKEKVLAKYEEQEAEEEVIKGVKQVLDILVKGEVRRLITEEKIRPDGRNPEEIRPLSSEVGILPRTHGSGLFTRGQTQALSICTLGALGDVQILDGLGLEEEKRFMHHYNFPNFSVGETGPMRGPGRREIGHGALGERALSYVIPDEKGFPYTIRLVAEVLESNGSSSQASICAGTLAMMDAGVPIKAPVAGIAMGLVKSDEHYTILTDIQGMEDHLGDMDFKVAGTAKGITALQMDIKIEGLSREILEEALLQAKKGRMEILDSMIATIGKPREQLSTFAPKILTMTINPDKIRDVIGPSGKQINKIIEETGVKIDIEQDGTVFISSTNEEMNKKAKQIIEDLVREVVVGQLYLGKVKRIEKFGAFVEIFQGKDGLVHISELAEERVGKVEDVVKIGDEMLVKVLEIDKQGRVNLSRKAVLKEQRQHEQSTQS
- the rpsO gene encoding 30S ribosomal protein S15, with product MAITQERKNELINEYKVHDTDTGSPEVQIAVLTEQINNLNEHLRTHKKDHHSRRGLLKMVGKRRNLLTYLRNKDVQRYRVLINKLGLRR
- the ribF gene encoding bifunctional riboflavin kinase/FAD synthetase, coding for MEVYYLEYPHHIKRDQIPKLVMALGFFDGVHLGHQKVINAAKKEAEAKGLKSAVMSFDPHPSVVLGRSVKHVKYITPLEEKIKLLQYLNIDYFFVVRFTEEFANLLPQEFVDYYLIDLNVKHVVAGFDYTYGRLGKGTMETLPFHSRQQFTFSVIGKLRFQEEKISSTLIRSYINEGIVDKLPPLLGRFYHTSGTVIHGEKRGRTIGFPTANVNTNEEYLLPPTGVYAVKLKISLSGEIYNGVCNVGYKPTFHKEKADKPSVEVYIFDFAGDLYDKKVTVIWFLRLRSEMKFSGVEELKAQIEKDKQTTKDYFEKNAIDTCILL